TATCCCTATCTGCATCGTCATAAAGAAGTGCAGCTTACCTGGATACAGAAAGGAGAGGGAACTCTTATTGCCGGTAATAACATGCATGATTATTCGGCCGGAGATGTGTTCTTTATAGGTGCTAACCTGCCGCATGTGTTCAAGAGCAACCCGGAGTATTTTAATGCTGATAACGGAAAGCAGATTGAAGCATTAACCGTGTTTTTTAATCCGGAAGGTACCCTGGCTCCATTGTTTGCTTTGCCTGAAATGAAGAATTATACGGTTTTACTGCAACAATATCAGCAGGGTTTTAAGTTTCCGCATTACCTGGTGAATGATATCTCGCAGATCATGTCGTCATTACAGCGTACATCAGGACAGGACCAATTGGTTGAATTTTTCAACCTGATGAAGTGTATGAATGGCATTAAAACTAAACTTGAGCCATTATCAACATATGGGAGCCTGCCAGGAATTACCGATATCGAGGGTATCCGTATTGGTAAAATATATAATTATATTATTCAGCATTACGCCGAATCACTTACACTTGAAGATGTTGCCAAGATAGCTTACATGACGCCTGAGTCGTTCTGCAGGTACTTTAAGAAACATACAGGCCATACATTCGTATCATTTTTAAATGAGATCAGGATAAATGAAGCCTGCAAAAAATTGATCTCGCAACGCTTTGAGAATATCAATATCATCGCCTACAAATGCGGTTTTAAAAGTATAACCAATTTTAACCGTGTATTTAA
This Mucilaginibacter defluvii DNA region includes the following protein-coding sequences:
- a CDS encoding AraC family transcriptional regulator, with product MKVLQFTIPMPYDKSVVVDKVCQQHHYPYLHRHKEVQLTWIQKGEGTLIAGNNMHDYSAGDVFFIGANLPHVFKSNPEYFNADNGKQIEALTVFFNPEGTLAPLFALPEMKNYTVLLQQYQQGFKFPHYLVNDISQIMSSLQRTSGQDQLVEFFNLMKCMNGIKTKLEPLSTYGSLPGITDIEGIRIGKIYNYIIQHYAESLTLEDVAKIAYMTPESFCRYFKKHTGHTFVSFLNEIRINEACKKLISQRFENINIIAYKCGFKSITNFNRVFKCIIGNSPRGYLDAYNNNMISLNRAAS